The following are encoded together in the Bradyrhizobium genosp. L genome:
- a CDS encoding HlyD family secretion protein, translated as MSTATYVTEETAKTSLRPSRRAIKRAALALAVALGIAVAGDFGYDYFTTGRYLESTDDAYVKADSTIIAPKVSGYIARVLVTDNQPVKAGQVLAQIDDRDYRTALSQAKADVDAATASVRNLDAQLALQQPVIAQSKADVDAAEANLKFAQEEQARYDGLMKSGSGTIQRAQQTDAALRANTAQLEGAKSAAVAAERKLDVLSTQRAQATAQLDHARAVAQQAELNLSYTEITAPVDGTVGARTLRVGQYVQAGTQLMAVVPLDAVYVVANFKETQLTHVRNGQPVELTVDSFRNTTLKGHVDSLSPASGLEFALLPPDNATGNFTKIVQRVPVKIVLDDHKLAGLLRPGMSALPTVNTKATVMAEGDEKRRVASAARANGG; from the coding sequence ATGTCGACGGCAACCTATGTCACTGAGGAAACTGCCAAAACCAGCCTGCGCCCATCCCGCAGGGCGATCAAGCGGGCGGCCCTCGCCCTTGCCGTGGCGCTCGGTATCGCCGTCGCCGGCGACTTCGGCTACGACTATTTCACCACCGGCCGCTACCTGGAATCGACCGACGACGCCTATGTGAAGGCGGACTCCACGATCATCGCCCCGAAAGTATCGGGCTATATCGCGCGGGTGCTGGTGACCGACAACCAGCCGGTGAAGGCCGGGCAGGTGCTGGCGCAGATCGACGACCGCGATTACCGCACCGCGCTCAGCCAGGCCAAGGCGGATGTCGATGCCGCAACAGCCTCGGTGCGCAACCTCGATGCGCAGCTCGCACTGCAGCAGCCGGTGATCGCGCAGAGCAAGGCCGACGTCGACGCCGCCGAGGCCAATCTGAAATTCGCGCAGGAGGAACAGGCCCGCTACGACGGGCTGATGAAGTCCGGCTCCGGCACCATCCAGCGCGCGCAGCAGACCGATGCGGCGTTGCGCGCCAACACCGCGCAGCTGGAGGGCGCGAAATCCGCAGCTGTAGCGGCCGAACGCAAGCTCGATGTGCTGAGCACGCAGCGCGCCCAGGCCACAGCACAGCTCGATCATGCCCGCGCAGTCGCGCAGCAGGCCGAGCTGAACCTGTCCTACACCGAGATCACCGCGCCTGTGGACGGCACCGTGGGCGCCCGCACGCTGCGGGTCGGCCAGTATGTGCAGGCCGGCACCCAGCTGATGGCGGTGGTGCCGCTCGATGCGGTCTATGTGGTCGCCAATTTCAAGGAAACCCAGCTCACCCATGTACGCAACGGCCAGCCGGTCGAGCTCACCGTCGACAGTTTCCGCAACACCACGCTGAAAGGCCATGTCGACAGCCTGTCACCGGCCAGCGGCCTCGAATTCGCGCTGCTGCCGCCCGACAACGCCACCGGCAACTTCACCAAGATCGTGCAGCGCGTGCCGGTGAAGATCGTGCTCGACGACCACAAGCTTGCCGGCTTGCTGCGCCCGGGCATGTCGGCGCTGCCGACCGTCAATACCAAGGCGACGGTGATGGCGGAGGGCGACGAGAAGCGACGCGTGGCGTCGGCGGCGCGGGCGAATGGGGGATAG
- a CDS encoding amino acid ABC transporter permease, whose translation MNYNWNWHIFLEPNPMGTGTYLDLLLAGLVVTLKTSVLAWIIALVAGTVIGVLRTLPSKTASWIGFCWVEFFRNMPLLVQLFLWFFVLPELLPRSAGLWLKQMPNAPFWTAAVGIGFFMSARVAVQLQAGIGSLPRGQKQAATALGLTTVQTYRYVLLPMAFRIILPPLTSEFLNTIKNSAVAITIGLIELTGEARSMQEFSFQVFEAFTAATVLYLLLNFVVVTGMRFLERYVAIPGYITGK comes from the coding sequence GTGAACTACAACTGGAACTGGCACATCTTCCTTGAGCCGAATCCGATGGGGACCGGCACCTATCTCGACCTGTTGCTGGCGGGACTGGTGGTCACCCTGAAAACGTCGGTGCTCGCCTGGATCATCGCACTGGTCGCGGGGACGGTGATCGGCGTGCTGCGCACGCTGCCGTCGAAGACGGCGTCGTGGATCGGCTTCTGCTGGGTCGAATTCTTCCGCAACATGCCGCTATTGGTGCAGCTCTTCCTGTGGTTCTTCGTGCTGCCGGAGTTGCTACCGAGATCCGCCGGGCTTTGGCTGAAGCAAATGCCGAACGCACCGTTCTGGACGGCTGCGGTCGGCATCGGCTTCTTCATGTCGGCGCGTGTCGCCGTGCAATTGCAGGCCGGCATTGGCTCGCTGCCGCGCGGCCAGAAGCAGGCTGCGACCGCGCTCGGGCTCACCACCGTGCAGACCTATCGCTACGTGCTGCTGCCGATGGCGTTCCGCATCATCCTGCCGCCGCTGACCTCCGAATTCCTCAACACCATCAAGAACAGCGCGGTCGCCATCACCATCGGCCTGATCGAGCTGACCGGCGAGGCGCGCTCGATGCAGGAATTCTCCTTCCAGGTGTTCGAGGCGTTCACCGCGGCGACCGTGCTCTATCTCCTTCTCAATTTCGTCGTGGTGACCGGCATGCGCTTCCTCGAGCGTTATGTCGCGATCCCCGGCTACATCACGGGCAAATGA
- a CDS encoding LysR family transcriptional regulator, with product MDRLTSLTAFVRVVDAGGFSAAGRKLNMSTTMVSNHVQALEDRLGVRLLNRTTRKVSLTEVGQVYYDRSVQILADIEQADDIAGALQSVPRGTLRIYTNTHIVQFLSPAVAEFLATYPEVKVDLTIGERNVDLIDENYDLAVRMIPPPDSSLIVRNIATWRHVLCCSHGYIEQHGKPEQLADLQARNCVQHVNYPFRDEWRFTDRKGMPASVRVSGNLISNSGETLRLAALAGVGVWLAAGFLIRDDLESGALVRLLPEYRPVELTMNAVYPHRHHLSAKVRTFIDLLVRHATEQQKLINPYS from the coding sequence ATGGATCGCCTGACCAGCCTGACCGCCTTTGTCCGCGTCGTGGACGCCGGAGGCTTTTCCGCGGCCGGCCGCAAGCTCAACATGTCGACCACCATGGTCAGCAACCATGTCCAGGCGCTGGAGGATCGGCTTGGCGTGCGGCTGCTCAACCGCACCACGCGCAAGGTCAGCCTGACCGAGGTCGGCCAGGTCTATTACGACCGCTCAGTCCAGATCCTGGCCGATATCGAGCAGGCCGACGACATCGCCGGCGCCCTGCAATCGGTGCCGCGCGGCACGCTGCGGATCTACACCAACACCCATATCGTCCAGTTCCTGTCGCCCGCGGTCGCCGAGTTCCTGGCGACCTATCCCGAGGTCAAGGTCGACCTCACCATCGGCGAGCGTAATGTCGATCTGATCGACGAGAATTACGATCTCGCGGTGCGGATGATCCCGCCGCCCGACTCCAGCCTGATCGTGCGCAACATCGCCACCTGGCGCCACGTGCTGTGCTGCTCGCACGGCTATATCGAACAGCACGGCAAACCCGAGCAACTCGCCGATCTGCAGGCGCGCAATTGCGTTCAGCACGTCAATTATCCCTTCCGCGACGAGTGGCGCTTCACCGACCGCAAGGGCATGCCGGCCTCGGTGCGGGTCTCCGGCAATCTGATCTCCAACAGCGGCGAGACGCTGCGGCTCGCAGCGCTGGCCGGCGTCGGTGTCTGGCTGGCCGCAGGGTTCCTCATCCGCGACGATCTGGAATCCGGCGCGCTGGTTCGCCTGCTGCCGGAATACCGGCCGGTCGAGTTGACGATGAACGCGGTCTATCCGCACCGCCATCATCTGTCGGCCAAGGTGCGCACCTTCATCGACCTCCTGGTGCGCCATGCGACCGAGCAGCAGAAGCTGATCAATCCGTATTCGTGA
- a CDS encoding carboxymuconolactone decarboxylase family protein, with product MKPRMNFYQAAPETIKALVAVENQISASGLEQSLIELVKTRASQINGCAYCINMHTDDARKHGETEQRLYLLNAWRESPLYSDRERAALAWTEALTLVAKTHAPDADYDAVHAQFSDTELVNLTTLIGAINAWNRIAIGFRAVHPVKVKVAA from the coding sequence ATGAAGCCCCGCATGAACTTCTACCAAGCCGCCCCCGAGACCATCAAGGCGCTGGTCGCCGTGGAAAACCAGATCAGCGCCAGCGGCCTCGAGCAGTCGCTGATCGAGCTGGTCAAGACCCGCGCCTCGCAGATCAATGGCTGTGCCTATTGCATCAACATGCACACCGACGACGCCCGCAAGCACGGCGAGACCGAACAGCGGCTCTATCTCCTCAACGCCTGGCGCGAATCGCCGCTTTATTCGGATCGCGAGCGCGCCGCGCTGGCCTGGACCGAAGCACTGACGCTGGTCGCGAAAACCCACGCGCCCGACGCCGACTACGATGCGGTGCACGCCCAGTTCTCGGACACCGAGCTGGTCAACCTCACCACGCTGATCGGAGCGATCAACGCCTGGAACCGGATCGCGATCGGCTTCCGTGCAGTGCATCCCGTGAAGGTGAAGGTTGCGGCGTGA
- a CDS encoding DUF3311 domain-containing protein, with amino-acid sequence MWILLLLPFVGLLWVPFYNFAEPSLFGFPFFYWYQLAWVPISSLLIWLVYRGRKPDADETR; translated from the coding sequence ATGTGGATTCTGTTGTTGCTGCCGTTCGTCGGCTTGCTGTGGGTGCCGTTCTATAATTTCGCCGAGCCGTCGCTGTTCGGCTTTCCCTTCTTCTACTGGTACCAGCTCGCCTGGGTGCCGATCTCCTCGCTGCTGATCTGGCTGGTCTATCGCGGCCGCAAGCCCGACGCCGACGAGACGCGGTGA
- a CDS encoding amino acid ABC transporter permease, with product MLGNFDFDVIRRALPYLFLEGMRFTLTLTALAAFGGLVFGTLIALMRLSSYKVLGRIAGLYVDFIRSLPLVLVIFWFYFLVPYIGQWLTGASRPISVGAFASSLITFIAFEAAYFSEIMRAGIQSISRGQPAAANALGLTYAQTMRYIVLPQAFRNMLPVLLTQTIVLFQDTSLVYVLSIPDFLGAASKVAQRDGRLVEMYLFAALVYFVISCIASFGVRRLQARIAIVR from the coding sequence ATGCTCGGCAATTTCGATTTCGACGTCATTCGCCGCGCGCTGCCCTATCTGTTCCTCGAGGGCATGCGCTTCACGCTGACCCTGACGGCGCTGGCTGCGTTCGGCGGCCTGGTGTTCGGCACGCTGATCGCGCTGATGCGATTGTCCAGTTACAAGGTGCTCGGGCGCATCGCGGGCCTCTATGTCGACTTCATACGTTCGCTGCCGCTGGTGCTGGTGATCTTCTGGTTCTACTTCCTGGTGCCCTATATCGGGCAGTGGCTGACCGGCGCGTCGCGGCCGATCAGCGTCGGCGCCTTCGCTTCCTCGCTGATCACCTTTATCGCATTCGAGGCGGCGTATTTCTCCGAGATCATGCGCGCCGGCATCCAGTCGATCTCGCGCGGCCAGCCGGCCGCGGCCAACGCGCTCGGCCTGACCTACGCGCAGACCATGCGCTACATCGTGCTGCCGCAGGCGTTCCGCAACATGCTGCCGGTGCTGCTGACGCAGACCATCGTGCTGTTCCAGGACACCTCGCTGGTCTACGTGCTGTCGATCCCGGATTTCCTCGGCGCCGCCAGCAAGGTTGCGCAGCGCGACGGCCGCCTGGTCGAGATGTACCTGTTCGCCGCGCTGGTCTACTTCGTCATTTCCTGTATCGCGTCCTTCGGCGTCCGCCGCCTGCAGGCGCGCATTGCCATTGTCAGATAG
- a CDS encoding MDR family MFS transporter, which translates to MTALQPTANPAALNAPATPVAPTVSAKTWIAVIGANLGAFMAVLNIQIVNASLADVQGAIGAGIDDGGWISTSYLIAEIIVIPLSGWLAQVFSVRKYLLVNAVLFLVFSAACALAQDLPQMIVLRAVQGFCGGVLIPLAFTLIITLLPRAKQPIGLALFAISATFAPAIGPTIGGYLTENWGWQYIFYVNLVPGAIMIGMLYFSLESSPMKLSLLRQGDWFGIVTMAIGLAALQTVLEEGNKDDWFGSDFIVRLSVIAAVALTAFLVIELTTEKPLLNLRLLVRRNFGFGMLANFLLGVALYGSVFILPQYLSRIQGYNAEQIGMVLAWTGLPQLLLIPLVPRLMQRFDARILIGAGFALFAGSNFMNIFMTNDYATDQLFWPNIVRAIGQALVMAPLSAVATAGIEPENAGSASGLFNMMRNLGGAVGIAILQTLLTKREQYHSNVLSEQISLFDQATRTRIDQLTQYFMSHGVANQLDATSRAFVAIGKIVQKQSFILAFSDTFYLLGAALIVALIAGLFLKKPGALAGGGAH; encoded by the coding sequence ATGACCGCACTACAGCCTACAGCCAACCCTGCCGCCCTCAATGCGCCCGCAACGCCAGTCGCGCCCACGGTCTCCGCCAAGACCTGGATCGCGGTGATCGGCGCCAATCTCGGGGCGTTCATGGCGGTGCTCAACATCCAGATCGTCAACGCCTCGCTTGCCGACGTGCAGGGCGCAATCGGGGCCGGCATCGATGACGGCGGCTGGATCTCGACCTCGTATCTGATCGCCGAGATCATCGTGATCCCACTGAGCGGCTGGCTCGCCCAGGTGTTCTCGGTGCGCAAATATCTGCTCGTCAATGCCGTCCTGTTCCTGGTGTTCTCGGCGGCCTGCGCGCTGGCGCAGGACCTGCCGCAGATGATTGTGTTGCGCGCCGTGCAGGGGTTCTGCGGCGGCGTGCTGATCCCGCTGGCATTCACGCTGATCATCACGCTGCTGCCGCGGGCGAAGCAGCCGATCGGGCTGGCGCTGTTTGCGATCTCGGCGACGTTCGCGCCGGCGATCGGCCCGACCATCGGCGGCTATCTCACCGAGAACTGGGGCTGGCAGTACATCTTCTATGTCAACCTGGTGCCCGGCGCGATCATGATCGGCATGCTGTACTTCTCGCTGGAGTCGAGCCCGATGAAGCTCTCGCTGCTCCGCCAGGGCGACTGGTTCGGCATCGTCACCATGGCGATCGGGCTTGCCGCGCTGCAGACCGTGCTCGAAGAGGGCAACAAGGACGACTGGTTCGGCTCGGACTTCATCGTCCGCCTGTCCGTCATCGCGGCGGTGGCGCTGACCGCCTTCCTGGTGATCGAGCTCACCACGGAGAAGCCGCTGCTCAATCTGCGCCTGCTGGTGCGGCGCAATTTCGGCTTCGGCATGCTGGCGAATTTCCTGCTCGGCGTCGCGCTGTACGGCTCGGTGTTCATCCTGCCGCAGTATCTGTCGCGCATCCAGGGCTACAATGCCGAGCAGATCGGCATGGTGCTGGCGTGGACCGGATTGCCGCAGCTGTTGCTGATCCCGCTGGTGCCGCGGCTGATGCAGCGCTTCGATGCCCGGATCCTGATTGGCGCAGGCTTTGCGCTGTTCGCCGGCTCCAACTTCATGAACATCTTCATGACCAACGACTACGCCACCGACCAGCTGTTCTGGCCCAACATCGTCCGCGCCATCGGTCAAGCACTGGTGATGGCGCCGCTGTCCGCGGTCGCGACGGCGGGCATCGAGCCGGAGAATGCGGGCTCCGCCTCCGGCCTGTTCAACATGATGCGCAATCTCGGCGGCGCCGTCGGCATCGCCATCCTGCAAACGCTGCTGACCAAGCGCGAACAGTATCACTCCAACGTGCTGAGCGAGCAGATCTCGCTGTTCGATCAGGCGACCCGCACCCGGATCGACCAGCTGACCCAGTATTTCATGAGCCACGGCGTCGCCAACCAGCTCGATGCCACCAGCCGCGCCTTCGTCGCGATCGGCAAGATCGTGCAGAAGCAGTCCTTCATCCTCGCCTTCAGCGACACCTTCTACCTGCTCGGTGCCGCCCTGATCGTGGCGCTGATCGCGGGACTGTTCTTGAAGAAGCCCGGCGCGCTCGCCGGCGGCGGCGCGCACTAA
- a CDS encoding amino acid ABC transporter ATP-binding protein — protein MIEINHINKWYGPSFQVLKDCTTSVAKGEVVVVCGPSGSGKSTLIKCVNALEPIQGGDITLDGIKVNDPKTNLPKLRSRVGMVFQHFELFPHLRIIDNLCLAQEKVLGRKHDDALAKGMKLLDRVGLNDHAKKFPAELSGGQQQRVAIARALAMDPIAMLFDEPTSALDPEMISEVLDVMVDLAREGMTMMVVTHEMGFANKVADRVIFMDRGEIVEDAKKADFFGTPRSDRAQKFLSKILQH, from the coding sequence ATGATCGAGATCAACCACATCAACAAATGGTACGGGCCGAGCTTCCAGGTGCTGAAGGACTGCACCACCAGCGTCGCCAAGGGCGAGGTGGTGGTGGTCTGCGGTCCGTCAGGTTCGGGCAAGTCGACCCTGATCAAATGCGTCAACGCGCTGGAGCCGATCCAGGGCGGCGACATCACGCTCGACGGCATCAAGGTCAACGATCCCAAGACCAATTTGCCGAAGCTGCGCTCCCGCGTCGGCATGGTGTTTCAGCATTTCGAGCTGTTCCCGCATCTGCGCATCATCGACAATCTCTGCTTGGCGCAGGAAAAAGTGCTGGGCCGCAAGCATGACGACGCGCTCGCCAAGGGCATGAAGCTGCTGGACCGGGTGGGCTTGAACGATCACGCCAAGAAGTTTCCGGCGGAGTTGTCCGGCGGCCAGCAGCAGCGCGTCGCGATCGCGCGGGCGCTCGCCATGGACCCGATCGCGATGCTGTTCGACGAGCCGACCTCGGCGCTCGATCCCGAAATGATCAGCGAGGTGCTCGACGTGATGGTCGACCTCGCCCGCGAGGGCATGACCATGATGGTCGTCACCCACGAAATGGGCTTTGCCAACAAGGTCGCCGACCGCGTCATCTTCATGGACCGCGGCGAGATCGTCGAGGATGCCAAGAAGGCCGACTTCTTCGGCACCCCCCGCAGCGACCGCGCGCAGAAGTTCTTGTCGAAGATCTTGCAGCACTGA
- a CDS encoding peptidyl-alpha-hydroxyglycine alpha-amidating lyase family protein: MRHWLAGLMLLIAPQAFAQQAVPTIAFESVPNPLKLPTNMYFGEASGVSLNSKGHVFVLSRGNTNGPAYAAAATQLLEFDAQGKYVREIGKNLYAWSFGHTVKIDPQDNIWVTDKGSGMVIKFDPEGRVVMVFGRKQEASDEDTAPLKHPKPPLPAEDGRFRQVTDVACDKAGDTFISDGYINSRVAKVDKDGNWLKSWGDRGKEPGQFNTPHSIATDADDNVYVADRGNHRIQVFDKDGKFLRQFTIDVPVPPDARPAIGKIPDEAMMAGGTFHPGSPWAICITPPPHQVLYSSDAWPGRIYKLSLDGKVLGMLGQSGKQLKQFGWIHAMACPSENVLYVAELLNWRVQKLLLKP; this comes from the coding sequence ATGAGGCACTGGCTCGCCGGATTGATGCTGCTGATCGCACCACAAGCGTTCGCGCAGCAGGCGGTTCCCACCATCGCCTTCGAGTCCGTGCCCAATCCGCTCAAGCTGCCGACCAACATGTATTTCGGCGAGGCCTCGGGCGTCTCGCTCAATTCCAAGGGACACGTCTTCGTGCTGTCGCGCGGCAACACCAATGGCCCGGCCTATGCCGCCGCGGCGACGCAACTGCTCGAGTTCGACGCCCAAGGCAAATATGTCAGGGAGATCGGCAAGAACCTCTATGCCTGGTCGTTCGGGCACACCGTGAAGATCGATCCGCAGGACAATATCTGGGTCACCGACAAGGGTTCGGGCATGGTGATCAAGTTCGATCCCGAGGGCCGCGTCGTGATGGTGTTCGGCCGCAAGCAGGAGGCCTCCGACGAGGACACCGCGCCGCTGAAGCATCCGAAGCCGCCGCTGCCGGCCGAGGACGGCCGCTTCCGCCAGGTCACCGATGTCGCCTGCGACAAGGCCGGCGACACCTTCATCAGCGACGGCTACATCAATTCGCGCGTCGCCAAGGTCGACAAGGACGGCAACTGGCTGAAGTCGTGGGGCGACCGCGGCAAGGAGCCCGGCCAGTTCAACACGCCGCATTCGATCGCGACCGACGCCGACGACAATGTCTATGTCGCCGACCGTGGCAATCACCGCATCCAGGTGTTCGACAAGGACGGCAAATTCCTGCGCCAGTTCACGATCGACGTGCCGGTGCCGCCAGATGCCCGGCCCGCGATCGGCAAGATTCCCGACGAGGCGATGATGGCCGGCGGCACCTTCCATCCGGGCTCGCCCTGGGCGATCTGCATCACCCCGCCGCCGCACCAGGTGCTATACTCGTCGGACGCCTGGCCCGGCCGCATCTACAAGCTGTCGCTCGACGGCAAGGTGCTCGGCATGCTCGGGCAATCCGGCAAGCAGTTGAAGCAATTCGGCTGGATCCACGCGATGGCGTGCCCGTCGGAGAATGTGCTGTACGTCGCCGAGCTCTTGAACTGGCGGGTGCAGAAGCTGCTGCTGAAGCCGTGA
- a CDS encoding Bug family tripartite tricarboxylate transporter substrate binding protein, whose product MLLRLVTMVFAIAANALLHAPAFAAYPDHVIKIVVPFAPGGGTDVVARTLAQEMQKDLGATVIIENKPGAGTIIGTQSAATSPADGYTLLMGTFANAVNPSLYSKLPYDPHKDFAPVALVARSFNVVVVNPASPIKSIADLTAAAKADPEKFSYGTYGTGTSAHLAGELYKHLAGVNLTTVPYKGAAPAITDLLGGQIQVMFTTVASCASLVASGQLRAIAVTSAERSAAFPQLPTVAEAGVPGYLAESWYGLFAPANTPPDVIDRLNKSAAKAVQSDAFRQLAVNEGLVMAAAPPAELDRYFAGEEARWRKVVQDAGIKAE is encoded by the coding sequence ATGCTGCTTCGTCTCGTCACGATGGTCTTCGCGATTGCAGCAAATGCGCTGCTGCACGCGCCGGCTTTTGCCGCCTATCCCGACCACGTCATCAAGATCGTGGTGCCGTTCGCGCCGGGCGGCGGCACCGACGTCGTCGCGCGCACGCTGGCGCAGGAGATGCAGAAGGACCTCGGCGCCACCGTCATCATCGAGAACAAGCCGGGCGCGGGCACCATCATCGGCACGCAGAGCGCTGCGACCAGCCCCGCGGACGGCTACACGCTGCTGATGGGCACGTTTGCCAACGCAGTGAATCCGAGCCTCTACAGTAAATTGCCCTATGACCCGCACAAGGATTTCGCGCCGGTGGCGCTGGTCGCGCGCTCCTTCAATGTCGTCGTGGTCAATCCGGCCTCGCCGATCAAGTCGATCGCCGACCTGACCGCGGCCGCGAAGGCTGATCCGGAGAAATTCTCCTACGGCACCTATGGCACCGGCACCTCGGCGCATCTGGCCGGCGAGCTCTACAAGCATTTGGCCGGCGTCAATCTGACGACCGTGCCCTACAAGGGCGCCGCGCCGGCGATCACCGATCTGCTCGGCGGCCAGATCCAGGTGATGTTCACGACGGTCGCAAGCTGCGCCTCGCTGGTCGCGAGTGGACAGTTGCGCGCGATCGCGGTGACCTCGGCCGAGCGTTCGGCGGCGTTTCCGCAATTGCCGACGGTGGCGGAGGCTGGCGTGCCGGGCTATCTCGCGGAATCCTGGTACGGCCTGTTCGCGCCTGCGAACACGCCGCCCGATGTCATCGACCGCCTCAACAAATCCGCCGCAAAAGCCGTGCAGTCGGACGCCTTCAGGCAGCTCGCAGTCAATGAGGGTCTCGTGATGGCCGCCGCTCCGCCGGCCGAGCTTGACCGCTACTTTGCCGGCGAGGAGGCGCGCTGGCGAAAGGTGGTCCAGGACGCCGGCATCAAGGCGGAGTAG
- a CDS encoding D-amino-acid transaminase, producing the protein MEKIAYVNGSFVPHSEAKVSVFDRGFLFADGIYEVAAVLDGKLIDNASHLARLKRSVGEIELALPETLERIEAIQKELVARNNLVNGMVYLEVTRGADKGRDFPFPKADVTPTLVMFTSEKDIINAPSAKSGINVITVPDIRWERRDIKSVALLAQVLAKQAAAAAGAGEAWMIEDGKVTEGGSSSAFIVTQDDVIVTRQNGNEILPGCTRKAVVKLAEERQLRIEERAFTVEEALAAKEAFITSASVFVQGVVKVDGKPVGNGKVGPMTERLREIYVEFAKATAV; encoded by the coding sequence GTGGAAAAGATCGCTTACGTCAACGGCTCGTTCGTGCCGCACTCCGAGGCCAAGGTCTCGGTGTTCGACCGCGGCTTCCTGTTCGCCGACGGCATCTACGAAGTGGCGGCGGTGCTCGACGGCAAGTTGATCGACAACGCCTCGCATCTGGCACGGCTGAAGCGCTCGGTCGGCGAGATCGAGCTGGCGCTGCCGGAGACGCTGGAGCGGATCGAGGCGATCCAGAAGGAGCTCGTTGCGCGCAACAACCTCGTCAACGGCATGGTCTATCTCGAAGTCACCCGCGGCGCCGACAAGGGCCGCGACTTCCCGTTCCCCAAGGCCGACGTCACGCCGACGCTGGTGATGTTCACTTCCGAAAAGGACATCATCAACGCGCCGTCGGCCAAATCAGGCATCAACGTCATCACCGTGCCGGACATCCGCTGGGAACGTCGCGACATCAAGAGTGTGGCGCTGCTCGCGCAAGTGCTGGCCAAGCAGGCTGCCGCGGCGGCGGGCGCCGGCGAGGCCTGGATGATCGAGGACGGCAAGGTCACCGAAGGCGGGTCGTCGTCGGCCTTCATCGTCACCCAGGACGACGTCATCGTGACCCGACAGAACGGCAACGAGATCCTGCCCGGCTGCACCCGCAAGGCGGTGGTCAAGCTCGCCGAGGAGCGCCAGCTCCGCATCGAGGAACGCGCCTTCACGGTGGAAGAGGCGCTCGCCGCCAAGGAAGCCTTCATCACCAGCGCCTCGGTGTTCGTGCAGGGCGTGGTCAAGGTCGACGGCAAGCCGGTCGGCAACGGCAAGGTCGGCCCGATGACGGAGCGTTTGCGCGAGATCTATGTCGAGTTCGCCAAGGCGACGGCGGTCTAA